The proteins below are encoded in one region of Acidobacteriota bacterium:
- the tuf gene encoding elongation factor Tu (EF-Tu; promotes GTP-dependent binding of aminoacyl-tRNA to the A-site of ribosomes during protein biosynthesis; when the tRNA anticodon matches the mRNA codon, GTP hydrolysis results; the inactive EF-Tu-GDP leaves the ribosome and release of GDP is promoted by elongation factor Ts; many prokaryotes have two copies of the gene encoding EF-Tu), whose product MAKEKFDRSKPHVNVGTIGHIDHGKTTLTAAITKVLAKHDPK is encoded by the coding sequence ATGGCCAAAGAAAAATTTGACCGTTCCAAGCCGCACGTAAACGTGGGCACGATTGGGCACATCGATCACGGCAAGACGACGCTGACGGCGGCGATCACGAAGGTGCTGGCGAAGCACGATCCGAAA
- a CDS encoding DUF2191 domain-containing protein: MRTTLTLDDQIASKLKALAQRSDSSFKATVNATLRRGLVAAGALPRAKPYTTPVFAMGAAAAGLNLDKALAIADKLEDEELARKLAMHK, encoded by the coding sequence ATGCGGACGACATTGACTCTCGATGACCAGATTGCAAGCAAGCTGAAGGCCCTGGCTCAGCGCTCGGATTCATCGTTCAAGGCAACCGTCAACGCGACTCTGCGGCGGGGCCTCGTGGCAGCGGGAGCGTTGCCACGGGCAAAACCGTACACAACCCCTGTGTTCGCGATGGGCGCGGCAGCGGCCGGCCTGAACCTGGACAAGGCGTTGGCGATCGCCGACAAGCTGGAAGACGAGGAGTTGGCGCGCAAACTGGCGATGCACAAATGA
- a CDS encoding PIN domain-containing protein: MILVDANLLIYAVNSDAPRHARVRAWLEKELSSETEVGLAWVVVLAFLRVITKPGILAHPLAPEAALRIVDGWFQQPYVVPVSPGPNHWPLLRQLVSVTGTAGNLTTDAHLAAMALERGCTLYSCDYDFRRYPNIMHADPLA, encoded by the coding sequence ATGATCCTTGTCGATGCCAACCTGCTGATTTATGCGGTGAATAGCGATGCGCCGCGGCACGCGAGAGTGCGCGCGTGGCTGGAAAAGGAGCTGTCCAGCGAAACTGAGGTCGGGCTTGCGTGGGTCGTGGTCCTGGCATTCCTGCGGGTGATAACCAAGCCAGGAATCCTTGCGCATCCGCTGGCGCCGGAGGCGGCGTTGAGAATTGTGGACGGCTGGTTCCAGCAGCCCTACGTGGTACCCGTGTCGCCGGGACCCAATCACTGGCCGCTGTTGAGGCAGCTCGTCTCCGTAACCGGCACCGCCGGCAATCTCACGACAGACGCCCATCTGGCAGCCATGGCACTGGAGCGCGGCTGCACTCTTTACTCCTGCGACTACGATTTCCGCCGCTATCCGAATATCATGCACGCCGATCCGCTGGCGTGA